The Bacteroidales bacterium genomic sequence GGTAATTTCGGTCAATTGATCTCGTTCTTCCTGTGTAAGAGTAACTTTGTAAGTGTTCATAGCCTTTTTTTGGCTAAGATACAATTTTTTTTGATTACGTCATATTAATTGTGACGTGACACTAGTTAGTATGATGTGATCAAGGACTTGAAGGTCCAGCACCAAACCCGCTTCCTTGTTCTTCCTCGTTAAGCGAATGTCCTGTTCGCTTGGTTGTAGGTTACCACTTGGGTGGTTGTGTGCTAGGATGATGCTGGAAGCATTGCTCTTCAGTGCGATTTGGAATATAACCTTTGGATCAGCTACCGTCCCGCTTAAGCCTCCAGAAGATACCTTAGCCCAACCTAACATTCGATTAGCTCTGTTGAGACAGATGACTACAAACTCTTCAACGTGCTCAAGTCGGTCAGACCATATCGTGCGTAGAACGTCAGCAGAATCCTTAGAACAGGCTAGCTTTGGCATCAAGCTCGGCTTAATCTTGTGCCTGTAGTTGACAGTTATCTCACTTGCTAATAATAGATTGTGATACTCATCGAAGAGTGTCAGAACATGTAAACTCTCAGTTTTTGTATTTTTTTTAGCCATAACGAAAAAGTGTCATAGCTGAACTATC encodes the following:
- a CDS encoding JAB domain-containing protein; this translates as MPKLACSKDSADVLRTIWSDRLEHVEEFVVICLNRANRMLGWAKVSSGGLSGTVADPKVIFQIALKSNASSIILAHNHPSGNLQPSEQDIRLTRKNKEAGLVLDLQVLDHIILTSVTSQLI